A portion of the Flavobacteriales bacterium genome contains these proteins:
- a CDS encoding FixH family protein: MKINWGTGIVITFVIFAGLLTWAVVESFQADHHLVDDDYYEAELKYGNRMEEIKRVNKLGAEFSIKESADLITIQFPTNWNINKLTGNVHMYKPDNERLDKKYDLKLNEASRFLISKEQFKSGKWKLILHWEYEAKTYHKEETLFL, translated from the coding sequence ATGAAAATCAATTGGGGAACAGGAATCGTAATAACCTTCGTGATCTTTGCAGGATTACTTACATGGGCAGTTGTGGAGAGTTTTCAAGCCGATCATCACCTTGTAGATGATGATTATTATGAAGCAGAGCTCAAGTATGGAAACAGAATGGAAGAAATTAAACGCGTGAATAAACTGGGTGCCGAATTTAGCATCAAAGAATCTGCTGATTTAATTACCATTCAATTTCCTACAAACTGGAACATCAATAAACTAACAGGAAATGTACACATGTACAAACCTGACAATGAAAGACTCGATAAAAAATATGATCTAAAACTCAATGAAGCATCGAGGTTTTTAATTTCCAAAGAGCAATTTAAATCTGGTAAATGGAAACTCATTCTTCATTGGGAATACGAAGCGAAAACATATCATAAAGAGGAAACTTTGTTTTTATAA
- a CDS encoding sulfite exporter TauE/SafE family protein — MLPLLLSALSLGFLSSFHCVGMCGPLALALPLDRSSKSKILSGIFIYHFGKATTYGLLGILIAFMGAYFPIHISQQRLTVISGVFFILIAIYPWLNSKNSWIQKSVLKILSPFQKELASQLKKRRKSALLGIGFLNGFLPCSMVYLALAVVLQLNTWWLSFGFMYVFALGTLPAMVSFQYFGVQMSGTWRFRIQKILPYLLIITGILLILRGMNLDIPYISPSNGALNTLTPEACD; from the coding sequence ATGTTACCACTTCTATTATCGGCATTGTCATTAGGATTTCTCTCTAGCTTTCACTGCGTAGGAATGTGTGGACCTTTGGCATTAGCACTTCCATTAGACCGGAGTTCTAAATCTAAAATTCTATCGGGTATTTTTATCTACCATTTTGGAAAAGCCACTACTTACGGTTTACTAGGTATCCTTATCGCTTTTATGGGCGCGTATTTTCCTATACATATTAGCCAGCAAAGACTCACGGTAATCAGTGGTGTTTTCTTTATACTTATCGCAATTTACCCTTGGTTGAACTCCAAGAACTCATGGATTCAAAAAAGTGTCCTTAAGATATTAAGCCCTTTTCAGAAAGAACTTGCCAGTCAGCTTAAAAAAAGAAGAAAATCTGCCCTTTTGGGAATCGGATTTCTCAATGGATTTTTACCTTGTAGTATGGTGTATCTAGCACTTGCCGTAGTATTACAATTAAACACTTGGTGGCTATCATTTGGTTTTATGTATGTTTTTGCATTAGGAACGCTACCTGCAATGGTGAGTTTTCAATACTTCGGGGTGCAAATGAGTGGAACTTGGCGTTTTAGAATTCAAAAAATATTACCTTATCTATTGATTATTACAGGTATATTGCTCATATTAAGAGGAATGAATCTTGATATTCCTTATATCAGTCCTTCAAATGGTGCGTTAAACACCTTAACTCCTGAAGCTTGTGATTAG
- a CDS encoding MmcQ/YjbR family DNA-binding protein, with amino-acid sequence MDILELREFCLSLPKATEEMPFGPDVLVFKVGGKMFCLINIEKNDSFNVKCDPEKAIELREKYAAVLPGYHMSKKHWNTVKTDGSIPKHLLKDWISDSYCLVLNGLSKKKQKEILGT; translated from the coding sequence ATGGATATTTTAGAACTCAGAGAATTTTGTCTTTCCCTTCCTAAAGCGACTGAAGAAATGCCTTTTGGACCAGATGTTTTGGTTTTTAAGGTTGGTGGGAAAATGTTTTGCCTAATCAATATCGAAAAAAATGATAGTTTTAATGTTAAATGTGACCCCGAAAAAGCAATAGAATTAAGGGAAAAATACGCGGCAGTATTACCAGGTTATCACATGAGTAAAAAACATTGGAATACCGTAAAAACAGACGGGTCTATTCCAAAACACCTACTGAAAGATTGGATCTCAGATTCTTATTGCTTGGTGCTCAATGGTCTTTCAAAGAAAAAGCAAAAAGAAATTTTAGGAACATAA
- a CDS encoding T9SS type A sorting domain-containing protein, whose product MKKQITVLFTWLMVATSFAQTTFTLDLIAEGNFGTTNGDVFRRNTTVSPPTTSSGVYQTANSTTGFNVLQDFVVLGNKAIIAEKPGSNCRVVIADYPSLNEVHTFTTSNAPQTLKFVSPTKAYVSMGNPGDLQVINLANNTWSTVSDPTNKISSSSSFMEHINGVLYVAMGQNIVKVDTSTNAVTGVINLSLGNIKGMVYDQIGNKIWILNGSGKLQSIDIANSFALGTIINTGISSTKLLRLYNQKLYFWSSSKKMYLYNINTPGSLPLSEVFTSTLPGASYSFAYGRSFDIDTNSGDFVICSANTFSAPGHYQVVDGSTYSIIETGSIPNCAIPNKCILKTFDQSLSIVPDLDSLALVSGQCSVQLTAPTANSGVITATTTDPISYTSQGNYTVTWTYSNGSASMSQTQSVIVKDTIPPVPTISVLDTIKVSCDEQIDFKPMALDNCVDSVTATTNSSLMYTTAGVKDILWTYADGNGNSTTQNQPVLVICNETDIEELSGENIRIYPNPVTHFLHIEMNNDVYQKGVIYDLRGRIQQKFSMNAELNKTVDVRKLSAGIYIVQFSDDLGNYFRKKMIIQ is encoded by the coding sequence ATGAAAAAACAAATTACTGTTTTATTTACTTGGCTGATGGTTGCAACATCATTTGCTCAAACGACATTTACTCTCGATTTAATTGCAGAGGGTAATTTTGGAACAACGAACGGAGACGTTTTTAGAAGAAACACAACGGTTTCACCTCCAACTACTTCTAGCGGTGTTTACCAAACAGCAAACTCAACAACTGGTTTTAATGTCCTGCAAGATTTTGTGGTGCTTGGAAATAAGGCCATTATTGCTGAAAAACCAGGAAGTAATTGCCGAGTTGTAATTGCCGATTATCCTTCGCTTAATGAAGTTCATACTTTTACGACCTCAAATGCACCTCAAACATTGAAATTCGTAAGCCCTACCAAAGCTTATGTTAGTATGGGAAATCCAGGGGATTTACAGGTAATTAATCTTGCCAATAATACTTGGTCAACAGTAAGTGATCCTACCAATAAAATTAGTTCTTCTTCAAGCTTTATGGAGCACATCAATGGTGTTTTATACGTGGCTATGGGGCAAAACATTGTTAAGGTGGACACTTCAACTAATGCCGTTACAGGAGTTATCAATCTTTCATTAGGAAATATTAAAGGGATGGTTTATGATCAAATTGGTAATAAAATTTGGATTCTTAATGGCAGTGGAAAATTACAATCTATTGATATAGCTAATAGTTTTGCATTGGGAACGATAATCAATACGGGAATTAGTTCTACTAAATTATTAAGACTCTACAATCAAAAACTTTATTTCTGGTCTTCTAGCAAAAAAATGTATCTCTATAATATCAATACTCCTGGGAGCTTGCCATTGTCTGAGGTTTTTACCAGTACTTTACCTGGTGCAAGCTATTCATTCGCTTACGGACGCTCATTTGATATAGATACCAATTCTGGAGATTTTGTTATTTGTTCTGCGAATACATTTTCTGCACCAGGGCATTATCAAGTAGTGGATGGAAGTACTTATTCAATTATTGAAACAGGCTCTATCCCTAATTGTGCGATTCCTAATAAATGTATTTTGAAAACATTTGATCAATCATTGAGCATAGTGCCAGATCTAGATAGTTTAGCACTTGTAAGCGGTCAATGCTCAGTACAATTAACAGCACCTACAGCAAACTCTGGTGTTATTACAGCAACTACAACAGATCCTATTTCTTATACTTCTCAAGGAAATTATACAGTTACATGGACCTATAGTAATGGAAGTGCGAGTATGAGTCAAACGCAATCTGTTATTGTTAAAGATACAATACCTCCTGTGCCTACTATTTCTGTTTTAGATACGATTAAGGTATCGTGTGATGAGCAAATTGATTTTAAACCAATGGCATTGGATAATTGTGTAGATTCTGTGACCGCTACAACAAATAGCTCATTAATGTACACTACCGCTGGTGTGAAGGATATTCTATGGACTTATGCTGATGGTAATGGAAATTCTACAACACAAAACCAACCAGTTTTAGTAATATGTAATGAAACGGATATAGAAGAACTCAGTGGTGAAAATATTCGTATATACCCAAATCCAGTAACTCATTTCTTGCATATCGAAATGAATAATGATGTATACCAAAAAGGAGTGATTTATGATTTAAGGGGGCGAATCCAGCAAAAGTTTTCAATGAATGCAGAGCTCAATAAAACAGTTGATGTCCGTAAACTATCTGCTGGGATTTATATTGTTCAATTCTCTGATGATTTGGGTAATTACTTCCGTAAAAAAATGATCATTCAGTAA
- a CDS encoding RelA/SpoT family protein, with protein MFSENTVYTPENIKEIEQAYNKMLGTIQKELSKADKILVGKAYEVALKAHRFQSRKSGEPYIMHPIAVARIVSEDIGLGPVSVAAALIHDVVEDSDEYSIVDIEVIFGRKIANIIDGLTKIPKIEGEDISHEARNIRKILITLSEDPRIVFIKLADRLHNMRTMGAQKPASQKRISLITQYVFIPLAHRMGLYSVKSELEDLCLKYIEPEIYNSIKEKINKTKQERNADIEEVIKTVYPGMVARGITCLIKGRAKSISGIYQKMQRQNVDFEEVYDQLAIRVIIDMAESPRYNNDPTLACFAAFTAVSDYYRPSGKRFRNFVVNPKSNGYQSLHETFSTPDGKWVEVQIRTIEMDEIAEKGLASHWSYKETQSNQQEKENKNINLWYNKIREHLENPERDAGEFLDDIKYSLYSKEITVFSPKGDVVILPKGASVLDFAFEIHTELGAKCTGAKINGKMVSFRHELQNGDVIEILKSENQIPKADWLNLVKTSKARNKIKQSLNATKKQTATYGKEILQRKLKALKIDFNDRELQKIQNFFKLKTSHDLFYKIGTNEIDNKALRKFKDDQNQGFVGFIRKKLRKEDKKGLPTPQTFEKPILQFGDNQSQVEFTLSPCCNPVPGDAVFGVTRTNGGMKVHKYTCPNAKDIQARFSHKIRKAEWIEGAYSKFRAELEINGVDRDGIAHEVGAVVFETKNVTLQRIHIWEDHGIFRGKIAFEVSAQGVLDELIATIKKVNGVKSVIRKK; from the coding sequence ATGTTTTCAGAAAATACCGTTTACACACCAGAGAATATTAAGGAGATAGAACAAGCATATAATAAAATGCTTGGAACCATCCAGAAAGAATTATCAAAAGCTGATAAAATTCTTGTAGGAAAAGCCTATGAAGTAGCACTCAAAGCACACCGTTTTCAGAGCAGAAAAAGTGGTGAGCCCTATATTATGCACCCCATTGCTGTTGCTAGAATTGTATCCGAAGATATAGGTTTAGGTCCTGTTTCTGTTGCAGCGGCTCTCATTCATGATGTTGTGGAGGATTCCGATGAGTATAGTATTGTGGATATTGAAGTTATTTTTGGAAGAAAGATTGCTAATATCATTGATGGGCTTACCAAAATCCCTAAGATTGAAGGAGAAGACATTTCTCACGAAGCTCGAAATATTCGAAAGATTCTTATTACCCTATCAGAAGATCCGAGAATTGTTTTTATCAAACTTGCCGACAGATTGCACAATATGCGAACGATGGGTGCCCAAAAACCCGCTTCTCAAAAACGTATTTCTCTCATTACCCAATATGTCTTTATTCCTTTGGCGCACAGAATGGGATTATACTCGGTAAAATCTGAACTGGAAGACCTTTGTTTAAAATATATTGAACCTGAGATTTACAATTCCATCAAGGAAAAAATCAACAAGACCAAGCAAGAACGCAATGCGGATATCGAGGAAGTGATCAAAACGGTGTATCCAGGAATGGTCGCTCGAGGAATCACTTGCCTGATAAAAGGAAGAGCCAAATCGATCTCTGGAATCTATCAAAAAATGCAACGTCAAAATGTAGATTTTGAAGAAGTATATGATCAATTAGCCATTAGGGTGATCATTGATATGGCTGAAAGTCCTAGATATAATAACGACCCTACTCTAGCCTGTTTTGCTGCTTTCACAGCGGTATCAGATTATTACAGACCTAGCGGAAAGCGTTTCCGAAATTTTGTAGTCAATCCAAAATCAAATGGATATCAATCACTTCACGAAACCTTTTCTACACCTGATGGAAAATGGGTGGAAGTGCAGATACGAACCATCGAAATGGATGAAATTGCTGAAAAAGGACTTGCCTCTCACTGGAGTTATAAAGAAACGCAAAGTAATCAACAGGAGAAAGAAAATAAAAATATCAATCTTTGGTATAACAAAATAAGAGAACATCTAGAAAATCCTGAAAGAGATGCAGGAGAATTTTTAGATGATATAAAATACAGTCTTTACTCTAAAGAAATAACCGTTTTTTCACCAAAAGGTGATGTAGTCATTTTGCCAAAAGGTGCATCGGTCTTAGATTTTGCTTTTGAAATTCACACAGAACTAGGTGCAAAATGCACGGGTGCAAAAATCAATGGAAAGATGGTTTCTTTTCGTCATGAACTGCAAAATGGAGATGTAATAGAAATTCTAAAATCGGAAAATCAAATCCCTAAAGCGGATTGGCTGAATCTCGTAAAAACTTCCAAAGCAAGAAATAAAATAAAGCAGTCGCTAAATGCTACTAAAAAGCAAACAGCTACCTATGGAAAAGAGATTTTACAAAGAAAACTCAAGGCATTAAAAATTGATTTTAATGATCGAGAATTACAAAAGATTCAAAATTTCTTTAAACTCAAAACAAGTCATGATCTTTTTTACAAAATTGGGACTAATGAAATAGACAATAAAGCCCTTAGAAAATTTAAAGATGATCAAAACCAAGGTTTTGTAGGCTTTATTAGAAAAAAACTAAGAAAAGAAGATAAAAAAGGACTTCCTACTCCTCAAACGTTTGAAAAACCTATTCTACAGTTTGGAGATAATCAATCTCAAGTAGAGTTTACCCTTTCTCCCTGTTGTAACCCTGTGCCTGGCGATGCTGTTTTTGGGGTAACAAGAACCAATGGTGGAATGAAAGTCCATAAGTATACTTGCCCCAATGCCAAAGATATACAAGCTCGTTTTTCGCATAAAATACGAAAAGCTGAATGGATAGAAGGTGCTTACTCAAAATTCAGGGCAGAATTAGAAATCAACGGAGTGGATAGAGATGGAATTGCTCATGAAGTGGGAGCCGTAGTTTTCGAGACAAAAAATGTAACTTTGCAACGTATTCATATTTGGGAAGATCATGGTATTTTCAGAGGAAAAATTGCCTTTGAAGTTAGTGCGCAAGGAGTTCTTGATGAGCTCATTGCTACCATCAAAAAAGTGAATGGAGTAAAGTCTGTAATTCGAAAAAAATAA
- a CDS encoding thymidylate synthase, with amino-acid sequence MKAYLELIERILSEGVDKEDRTGTGTRSVFGHQMRFDLQEGFPLVTTKKLHLRSIIHELLWFLKGDTNIAYLKENKVRIWDEWADENGDLGPVYGKQWRCWTTQNQSQTIDQISQAVEMIKKNPDSRRIIVSAWNPSDLPEMALAPCHALFQFYVANGKLSCQLYQRSADVFLGVPFNIASYALLTMMMAQVCGLEAGEFVHTFGDAHIYNNHMDQVKLQLSRTPKKHPIMKLNPEIKDIFGFTYEDFQLEDYESYPHIKGAVSV; translated from the coding sequence ATGAAAGCCTATTTAGAACTGATAGAACGAATATTAAGCGAAGGAGTAGATAAAGAAGACCGAACAGGAACGGGAACTCGAAGTGTTTTTGGGCATCAAATGCGTTTTGACTTACAAGAGGGTTTTCCTTTAGTAACTACAAAAAAACTTCATTTAAGATCCATTATTCATGAACTTCTTTGGTTTCTAAAAGGAGATACTAATATCGCTTACTTAAAAGAAAACAAAGTGAGAATATGGGACGAATGGGCAGATGAAAACGGAGATTTAGGTCCCGTTTACGGAAAACAATGGCGTTGCTGGACTACCCAAAATCAATCACAAACAATTGACCAAATAAGTCAAGCTGTGGAAATGATCAAAAAAAATCCAGACTCACGAAGAATTATTGTTTCGGCATGGAACCCTAGTGATTTACCAGAAATGGCTTTAGCTCCTTGTCATGCACTTTTTCAGTTTTATGTAGCCAATGGAAAGCTCTCTTGTCAGCTCTATCAACGTAGTGCCGATGTGTTTTTGGGAGTGCCTTTTAATATCGCCTCCTATGCCCTACTTACCATGATGATGGCTCAAGTTTGTGGATTAGAAGCTGGGGAATTTGTACACACATTTGGAGACGCTCATATATACAATAACCACATGGATCAAGTGAAGCTTCAACTTAGCAGAACACCCAAAAAGCACCCTATAATGAAGCTAAATCCAGAAATAAAAGATATTTTCGGATTCACCTATGAAGATTTTCAATTGGAAGACTATGAAAGTTATCCACATATAAAAGGAGCCGTATCAGTATAA
- a CDS encoding dihydrofolate reductase: protein MKVKIIVAVDQEFGIGKDNDLMWHLPEDMRFFKETTSGQIIISGRKNYISIPEKFRPLPNRENIVLTRDKNFQEKHPQLFIANSWENVNNFVNQLIAKNPKEVYIIGGGEIYRQALDLLEVEEMWITHVHHTFSAEVFFPEIDHNRWQKVSESHFPEKEKRAYSFSICKYIPRK, encoded by the coding sequence ATGAAAGTAAAAATTATTGTTGCAGTTGATCAAGAGTTTGGAATAGGAAAAGACAATGACCTCATGTGGCATTTGCCAGAGGATATGCGATTTTTCAAAGAAACTACTTCGGGTCAGATTATCATTTCAGGGAGGAAAAATTATATTTCGATCCCCGAAAAATTTCGTCCTTTACCCAATAGAGAAAATATTGTTTTAACCCGAGATAAAAACTTCCAAGAAAAACATCCTCAGTTATTTATTGCAAATAGCTGGGAAAATGTGAACAATTTTGTCAATCAACTTATTGCCAAAAATCCAAAAGAAGTATATATCATTGGAGGAGGAGAAATTTATCGCCAAGCCTTGGATTTATTAGAGGTAGAAGAAATGTGGATTACCCATGTTCATCATACTTTTTCGGCTGAAGTATTCTTTCCAGAAATCGATCATAATCGATGGCAGAAAGTATCAGAAAGTCATTTTCCTGAGAAGGAAAAAAGAGCTTATAGCTTCAGTATCTGCAAATACATTCCAAGAAAATAA
- a CDS encoding T9SS type A sorting domain-containing protein → MKKFLSLSIVGFVLFFSTLAKANELTNFQAEALSIQSCFFAEGNSFEPMMMAVPATNFSASQTTICEGQTVSFTDVSAGSPTAWSWVFNGGTPAFSNQQNPVVTYENAGNYPVILIASNNDGADTLVIANFIAVHTFPEVDFALTQNGLCGDSAILAFTNLDTNFTLEIKNNAGNVISTDTLTTIKTSGNYTYEVTNTFGCTTDSSFFITVNDIEITETLGQLACGNDTNGSITLALAGGQGPLTVAWTDTNLTGTSLINLPEGNYTVTVTDTNNCQKTETYTIVGANPTPSFNPTISNNNVCADSATLLLSNLDSVYTVSITNEAGVQVSSDSIFHFHTSGTFSYEVTDTSGCKVDSTFSIIVNDIEITQADLTHNNCSNTENGIIDLTLAGGQGPLTIVWSDASLSGNTIDSLAEGQYIVTISDTIGCSITDTFMINTLNGVPGVDFNINQNGLCGDSAILSFANLDTTYNVSFFDSLDNVIGTDTIQIVKNSGMYHFEVTDTNGCITDSTFQIFVNDIEIVSDVKQITCFGGNDGAINISINGGQPPFTFTWADPALIGDTITGLDTGMYHLTVQDQNGCQRTDSFHLVHLNELPTADFTIQQNTLCEDSVLVFFTNVDLTTNITIRDTANNVVGGGLFSHLNQSGEYTYTLTDTNGCTFDSTFSVVMNDIQIMDSLVHNNCLNTATGEIHLSFEGGQGPLTVAWDEVPATTPTISGLAAGVYHVTVTDTNNCSRVDSFEILTNFGLPVVDFYILNDSSCADSVEVGFNNIDTSYTVEIFDQNGLPVGDTSQVFIHSSGNFNYVITDTNGCSIDSNFTVLMNDLQLNATTVNATCEGIPNGSVSVNPTGGSGDYIFSWADTTITSNSMTNLEPGNYIVTVTDTIQNCSLTDTIVLSADQVMSIQLYTDHGTCAGVNDGSAFLQILSGIAPFDINWSFTINPSDTLDGIVPAGNHSVTITSAVGCTKTIPFTILDGADIDIQITKDDVYCAGDSNGYIKAVASGGTAPYTYLWSNNLGTNSELHNLKAGSYTLEVRDSNNCVEYATVDIIEESVIDIQANITEEKCSYTNDGRIELTLSGGVGPYTVEWLDTNITGLVLDSIAGGVYNVKVTGSDGCKMFDAINVPITYPISASYIPSDTVLYLDWNSTVNFTNNTSGALSYSWSFGNGDFSTEVNPTYKYTDHGTYYVTLTAFHGPCEDVFTKKIIVRPNIGVKEQVLINFEVYPNPTKNIFTIDLAEDYPEVNMELYDILGKKILERKLTEKSNEIAIPSLESGTYIIRLMSADGKIQQKKLIVQ, encoded by the coding sequence ATGAAGAAATTCTTATCCCTTTCAATTGTAGGTTTTGTTTTATTTTTTAGCACATTGGCGAAAGCCAATGAACTCACAAATTTCCAAGCGGAAGCACTTTCTATACAATCTTGCTTTTTTGCCGAAGGAAATTCCTTTGAGCCCATGATGATGGCTGTACCTGCTACCAATTTTTCGGCAAGTCAAACAACCATTTGTGAAGGGCAAACTGTGAGTTTTACCGATGTATCTGCAGGAAGCCCAACCGCATGGAGCTGGGTTTTTAATGGAGGTACTCCTGCTTTTTCTAATCAACAAAACCCTGTTGTAACTTATGAAAACGCTGGAAACTATCCCGTTATATTAATTGCCTCTAATAATGATGGAGCCGATACCTTGGTTATTGCGAATTTTATAGCAGTTCACACTTTCCCCGAAGTTGATTTTGCACTCACACAAAACGGTCTTTGTGGAGATTCAGCAATTTTGGCTTTCACAAATCTTGATACCAACTTTACCTTAGAAATTAAAAACAATGCAGGTAATGTTATTAGTACAGATACTTTAACTACTATAAAAACTTCTGGAAACTACACCTATGAAGTAACCAATACTTTTGGGTGTACCACAGATTCCAGCTTTTTTATTACAGTAAATGACATAGAGATTACAGAAACTCTTGGACAATTAGCCTGTGGAAACGACACCAACGGAAGTATTACTTTAGCATTAGCTGGAGGACAAGGCCCTCTTACTGTAGCATGGACGGATACTAACTTAACAGGAACTTCGTTAATCAATTTGCCAGAAGGAAATTATACCGTTACAGTTACCGATACTAACAACTGCCAGAAAACAGAAACTTATACAATAGTAGGGGCAAATCCAACACCAAGCTTTAACCCAACAATTAGTAATAATAATGTTTGTGCAGATTCTGCAACATTACTTCTGAGTAATTTAGATTCCGTTTATACCGTAAGCATTACGAATGAAGCAGGTGTGCAAGTTTCATCGGATAGTATTTTTCATTTTCACACAAGTGGGACTTTTTCTTATGAAGTAACAGACACTAGCGGATGTAAAGTGGATTCTACTTTTAGTATTATCGTTAATGATATAGAAATCACACAAGCCGATCTTACACACAATAATTGTTCGAATACAGAAAATGGAATCATTGATCTTACCCTAGCAGGAGGTCAAGGACCGCTCACAATTGTGTGGTCAGATGCTAGTCTATCAGGAAATACCATAGACTCTCTTGCAGAAGGACAATATATCGTGACCATTTCAGATACCATTGGATGTAGTATTACAGATACTTTTATGATTAATACTCTTAATGGTGTGCCTGGTGTAGATTTCAATATCAACCAGAATGGACTGTGTGGAGATTCTGCAATACTTTCATTCGCTAACCTTGACACTACTTATAACGTGAGTTTCTTTGATTCACTCGATAATGTAATAGGAACCGATACCATTCAAATAGTTAAAAACAGTGGAATGTATCATTTTGAGGTAACCGACACCAATGGATGTATCACAGACAGTACTTTTCAGATTTTTGTAAATGATATCGAAATAGTTTCTGATGTCAAACAAATAACATGTTTTGGAGGAAACGACGGAGCCATAAATATTTCTATAAATGGTGGTCAACCTCCATTTACCTTTACTTGGGCAGATCCTGCACTTATAGGAGACACCATCACAGGATTGGATACCGGAATGTACCATTTAACAGTTCAAGATCAAAACGGATGTCAAAGAACAGATTCTTTCCATCTTGTACACCTCAATGAACTGCCCACTGCCGATTTTACAATTCAGCAAAATACACTTTGTGAAGATTCTGTTTTAGTATTCTTTACGAATGTAGACCTTACCACTAATATTACTATTAGAGATACCGCAAATAATGTTGTAGGTGGCGGATTATTCAGTCATTTAAACCAATCTGGAGAATATACTTATACGCTCACAGATACAAATGGTTGTACTTTTGACTCTACCTTTTCTGTGGTTATGAATGATATTCAGATAATGGATTCATTAGTACATAATAACTGTTTGAACACTGCTACAGGTGAAATTCATTTAAGCTTTGAAGGAGGACAAGGTCCCTTAACCGTTGCTTGGGATGAAGTTCCTGCAACAACTCCAACAATTTCAGGCTTAGCAGCAGGTGTTTACCATGTGACCGTTACAGATACCAATAACTGTTCTAGAGTCGATAGTTTTGAAATTCTTACCAATTTTGGACTACCAGTAGTAGATTTCTATATTCTGAATGATTCATCTTGTGCGGATTCTGTAGAAGTAGGATTTAATAATATAGATACCTCTTATACGGTTGAAATATTTGATCAAAATGGGTTGCCTGTAGGTGATACTAGCCAAGTATTCATTCATAGTTCAGGGAATTTCAACTATGTCATTACAGATACAAACGGGTGTTCTATCGATAGTAATTTTACGGTTCTAATGAATGACCTACAGCTTAATGCAACAACCGTAAATGCAACCTGTGAAGGAATTCCGAACGGATCTGTAAGTGTGAATCCTACAGGAGGATCAGGTGACTATATTTTTAGCTGGGCAGATACTACAATTACTTCAAATTCAATGACAAATCTGGAACCTGGAAACTATATTGTTACGGTAACAGACACTATACAAAATTGCTCACTCACAGATACCATTGTTCTTAGTGCAGACCAAGTAATGAGTATTCAACTTTATACAGACCACGGAACGTGTGCAGGAGTAAATGACGGATCTGCATTCTTACAGATTCTCAGTGGAATTGCCCCTTTTGATATCAACTGGAGTTTTACAATTAATCCAAGTGATACTTTGGATGGAATAGTACCCGCAGGAAATCATTCTGTTACAATTACCTCTGCAGTAGGATGTACTAAAACGATTCCTTTTACCATTTTGGATGGTGCCGATATCGACATTCAAATTACAAAAGATGATGTTTATTGTGCTGGAGATTCTAATGGATACATCAAGGCGGTAGCTTCTGGAGGAACGGCACCTTATACTTACCTATGGAGTAATAATTTAGGAACAAATAGTGAATTACACAATTTGAAAGCTGGATCTTACACCCTAGAAGTGAGAGATTCTAATAACTGTGTGGAATATGCAACTGTAGATATTATAGAAGAATCTGTTATAGACATTCAGGCAAATATAACTGAAGAAAAATGTAGCTATACAAACGACGGAAGAATTGAACTGACACTTTCTGGAGGTGTTGGCCCCTATACCGTAGAATGGCTGGATACAAATATTACAGGATTAGTTCTAGACAGTATTGCTGGTGGTGTTTATAATGTAAAAGTAACAGGAAGTGATGGCTGTAAAATGTTTGATGCCATAAATGTACCAATCACCTACCCTATTTCGGCATCTTATATTCCATCTGATACGGTGCTGTATTTAGATTGGAACTCTACCGTAAACTTCACCAATAACACATCAGGAGCTTTGTCTTATTCATGGAGCTTTGGAAATGGCGACTTTAGTACCGAAGTAAATCCTACTTATAAGTACACAGACCATGGAACTTATTATGTAACACTTACAGCATTCCATGGACCTTGTGAAGATGTCTTTACCAAAAAGATTATCGTAAGACCTAATATTGGAGTTAAAGAACAAGTTCTCATAAACTTTGAAGTATATCCGAATCCAACAAAAAATATTTTTACGATTGATTTGGCAGAAGATTACCCAGAAGTGAATATGGAGCTTTATGATATTCTTGGAAAAAAGATCTTAGAAAGAAAACTCACCGAAAAATCTAATGAAATAGCAATACCTAGCTTGGAATCAGGAACATATATTATCAGACTTATGTCTGCTGACGGAAAAATTCAACAAAAGAAGTTGATTGTTCAATAA